A DNA window from Hevea brasiliensis isolate MT/VB/25A 57/8 chromosome 2, ASM3005281v1, whole genome shotgun sequence contains the following coding sequences:
- the LOC110642455 gene encoding uncharacterized protein LOC110642455 — protein MTYVTAIGGVKVLIKSRPDDFWSKIQDSINSFPAAAPDIYTSITEDADPSKRHVKYGSASQNIKISTEKIDENSQEKFAYTIPEGDILQQYKVNRFQAAILYPNDKWVEWNWTYNYDQAKTDLAHRFDALFAKIVVETLAKLDNHIQKP, from the exons ATGACGTACGTCACTGCCATTGGTGGAGTTAAGGTTCTGATCAAGAGTCGACCAGATGACTTTTGGTCTAAAATTCAAGACTCCATAAATTCGTTTCCTGCTGCCGCTCCTGACATATATACATCAATTACAGAAGATGCAGATCCTTCCAAGCGCCATGTGAAGTATGGCTCAG CTTCTCAGAATATCAAGATCTCGACTGAGAAGATCGATGAAAACAGTCAGGAAAAATTCGCTTACACTATACCTGAAGGAGATATCCTCCAACAATATAAGGTCAACCGTTTCCAGGCTGCAATACTTTACCCAAATGACAAATGGGTGGAATGGAACTGGACCTATAACTATGACCAAGCTAAAACAGATTTGGCTCATAGATTTGATGCACTCTTTGCAAAGATTGTGGTGGAAACCCTGGCAAAACTTGATAACCATATACAAAAGCCATAA
- the LOC110654184 gene encoding MLP-like protein 423, whose protein sequence is MQVIDPSLVHLISFVHHPNMASSGKLDVEVHIKSSPDKFWNSIRNSTTLFPKVFPDQYKNIQVLEGDGKAPGTVRLFTYAEGSPLVKVSKERIDVVDEATKHVAYSVIEGDLLKFYKIFKGFIFVCPKENGESLVKWSCEYEKASDDVEVPHVIKDFVVKNFKEVDEYIQDQKA, encoded by the exons ATGCAAGTGATCGATCCCTCTCTTGTTCATCTAATTTCTTTTGTGCATCATCCCAATATGGCCTCTAGTGGAAAGCTTGATGTAGAAGTTCATATCAAGTCTTCTCCAGATAAGTTCTGGAATAGCATTAGGAACTCCACAACTCTCTTCCCTAAGGTCTTTCCTGACCAATACAAGAACATTCAAGTACTCGAGGGCGATGGAAAGGCTCCTGGTACTGTTCGCCTCTTCACTTATGCTGAAG GTTCTCCGCTTGTTAAGGTATCGAAAGAGAGGATCGATGTTGTTGACGAAGCAACTAAGCACGTCGCTTACAGTGTGATTGAAGGTGACCTCCTGAAATTCTACAAGATCTTCAAGGGCTTCATATTTGTTTGTCCAAAGGAAAATGGTGAAAGCTTGGTGAAATGGAGCTGTGAGTATGAGAAGGCGAGCGACGATGTTGAAGTCCCACACGTGATTAAGGATTTTGTAGTAAAGAACTTCAAGGAGGTGGATGAATATATTCAGGATCAGAAGGCTTAG